The genomic interval CTGTCGTGGGAACAGCCGCCTGAAGGCCTCTGGGCGTGGCTGCGCGCCGCGAAGCTCAGCGGGAAGCCGCCGCGCCGGGACACGCTGCTCTTCCACCGCCACGGCCGCCGCCGAGCGGCCTAGCGCGCGATGCTCGAACGCGCCGCACGCCGCTTGGCTTCGCGCAGCCCGACGACCTGCATGGGCAGGCCGAAGAGGTCGATGAAGCCGCGGGCGGCGGTGATGTCGTAGCCGTCCATCGCGAAGCTCGCGAGCTTCTCGTCGTAGAGCGACTCGGGGCTCTGGGCGCCGATCGCGAGGCAGCCGCCCTTGTAGAGCTTCACCCGGACGGTGCCCGTGACGACCTCGCTGGCTCGGTCGATGAAGGCCTGGAACGCCTCCCGCAGCGGGTGGAACCACTGGCCGTTGTAGACGATCTCCGCGTAGCGGCTGGACAGGCGGATCTTCTCGTGGAACAGGTCGCGCTCCAGCGTCAGCTGCTCGAGCGCCTTGTGGGCCTCGTAGAGGATCGACCCGCCCGGCGTCTCGTACACGCCGCGCGACTTCATGCCCACCAGCCGGTTCTCGGTGAGCACCGTGGTGCCGACGCCGTGCCTCCCGCCCAGCGCGTTGAGCTTCTCGATGAGGGTGTGGCCGGGCAGCCGCTCGCCGTCGATGCTCACCGGGCTGCCGTGCTCGAAGCCGACGGTGACGACCTCGGCCTCGTCGGGCGCGTCCTCGGGGCGGACGGCGGTGACGAGGCAGTTCGCCCAGTCCGGCTCCTTCGCCGGGTCCTCGATCTCCGCGCCCTCGTGGCTGATGTGCCAGAGGTTGCGGTCGCGGCTGTAGATCTTCTTGGTGGTCTGGTCGACCGGGATGCCGTGCTCGCGGGCGTAGTCGATCGCGGTCTCGCGATCGGTCAGCCCGTCGGCGATGAAGCGCGGGTCCTTCCAGGGGCTGATGATCTGCAGCGACGGATCCAGCGCCCGGGCGGTCAGCTCGAAGCGGACCTGGTCGTTGCCCTTGCCGGTGGCGCCGTGGCCGACCGCGTCGGCGCCCGTCTCGTGGGCCACCCGCACCTGGTGCGCGGCGATGAGCGGGCGGGCGATGGAGGTGCCCAGCAGGTAGTCGCTCTCGTAGACCGCGTGGGCCCGGATCATCGGGAAGCAGTACCGCTCCGCGAACTCCTGCCGCAGGTCGGCGACGACGACTTCGTCGGCCCCGCTGTCGTACGCCTTCTTCTCGATGCCCTCCAGCTCGTCTCCCTGTCCCAGCTCGGCGGCGAAGGCCACGAGCTTCACCCCGGGGTAGCGGCCCTTGAGCCAGGGCAGGATGACCGACGTGTCGAGGCCGCCGGAGTACGCGAGGACGATTTTCTTGGGGTCGGGCATGGGGCGGCAGCGTACGGATCCCCCACGCGCACCGGCGGGCGACGCGGCGGGCGCCCTCCGCGTGCCCGGCACGGGCCGCTTGTCGGGTCTCCGGTCCGCCGAGGCCGCGGAGAAGCCCCCGGACTCGTCGCACGCGGTGCGTCGGGAGCGCTGCAGAAAGGATTCACCGCGCGAGCAACGCGAGCAGCGCGTCGTGGGCGTCCCAAGCGGCCTCGGCCACGTCCGCGCGGGCGAGGTCGGCGGGCCGGAGCACCGCTTGGTGGTGGCCGCGGATCCACGCGTCGAGCCGGTCGAAGTCGGCGGCCTCCTCCAGCCGGTGGCCGCGGGGCACCGCCGCCCACTGCGCCTCGCTCAGCGGGACCCGCAGGCGCAGACACGCCGGACCGCCGCCGTTGGCGAGCGATTCGGAGAGGTCGACGCCGTGGACGTCGTCGAGGAAGCCCGCGTCGACCGCGCGGGCGAGAACGGCCGCGGTGGCGGCGTCTTCGGTGGCCGAGGTCGGGGCGATGAGGTGCCAGCGGTCGCCCGGGTCGGTGAGCAGCTGGCTGTTGAAGAGGTAGCCGCGGACGGCGGCGGCGAGCGGGAGCTCCGCCTCGGCCACGGTCAGCACCCGCAGCGGGTGCCCCAGCTTCGCCTGGACCTCCGCCAGGACGGCGGCCTGATCCACCAGCGCCGCCTCGTGGATCAGCAGCCGGTCGCGGTGGCCGACGCCGATGACGTCGTGGTGGAAGACGCCGGCGGCGATGGCCCGGGGCTGCTGCTGCGCGAAGACGCAGCGGCCCGGAGGGAGGCCGTGCAGCCGGGCGACGGCGCGGGAGGCGGCGGCGGACTGCCGCACGCGGAAGCGGGTCTCGCTGGGATCGGCCGCGGGGCCGTGCACGAAGAGGTGGACGGCCCCGGCCGGATCGCCGGCGTGGAAGGCGGTGTGGTTGGCGGCGCCCTCGTCGCCGAGGCCCGGCAGCGGCGGGAGCGGGGCGTGGTGCCGGAACCCGCCGGCGGCGGGGAAGACGCGGGCGAGGGTCGCGGCGGTGTCGGCGGCCTCGAGGGCCCGGTGCGGCGAGGTCGCGAGGTTCGCGGGCGTGAGGTGCAGGCCGCCGGGCGACGCGGTCGCGGTCGCCGCGTTCGCGGTCCACATGGAGGCGGCCGACCAGCACGCCGCGAGCAGGTCGGGCGACTCAGCGGCCGCGGCCGCGAGCACCTCGGCGGTGGAGCCGCGGAAGCCGAGCCGGTGCAGCGGGTCGAGCACGGGCCGGCGGGGCGGCGGCAGGAAGCCCTGCTTCAGGCCCAGCCCGCCGACCCGACGCATCTTCTCGAGCCCCTGCAGCGCCGCGTCGCGGGGCCGGCTCGACCGCCCGGCATTGGCGGCCGAGGCGGTGTTGCCCGCGGCGGCCCCGAGCCCCGCGAAGTTGTGCGTCGGCCCGATGAGCCCGTCGAAGTTGGCTTCCATCATGAGGTTCTCCGTCTCGTCGGTTTCCCGTGCCCCGGGCGGGGCGGCGGGGCGTGCCCGCTTGGAGCCGCGGCATCGCGTGGCGGTGCGGACAATGTCGATGCCGGGGACGCGGGTTCGGTCAGAGCGTGCCGGTCAGCGAGGCGACGGGGTCGCGGCAGAAGTCGATCGCGGCGGACCCGGCGGGGCGGTGGTTGCCGGAGTGGCCGACGCCGCCGAAGGGCAGCTTGCCGGAGGCCCCGGTCGTCGGCGTGTTGAGGTTGACGACCCCGGCCCGCACCGCGTGGCGGAAGCTCTCGAAGGCCGCGGGCTCCGAGGTGAAGAGCGCGGCGGCGAGGCCGTAGCGGGTGGCGTTCGCGGCGGCGATCGCCTCGTCGAGGCCCTCCACGCGGCGGACCGTGAGCAGCGGGCCGAAGACCTCCCGGTCGGCGAGGCCCTCCGGCGGGGCGACGCCGGTGACGTCCAGCACGCCGGGCCGGAGCACGGCGGGGCGGCCGGCGTCTTGGCGGAGGCGGACGAGCGGGGTCGCGCCGGCCTCCAGCCAGGCGGCCTCCGCGGCGAGCACCGCCTCGGCGGCGGGGGCGTCGATCAGCGGGCCGAGGTCCGTGGCGGGCTCGTCGAGGAAGTGCCCGGCCGTCAAGCGGCCCGCCGCTTCGGCCACCGCGGCGGGCACGGCGGCGGCGGAGGCGGTGACGATCAGCCGCCGGGCGCAGGTGCAGCGCTGCCCGCTGGTGGCGAAGGCGGAGGCGAGCACGAGCCGCGCGACGGCGGCGGTGTCGCCCCCGTCGACGCGGTGGGCGACGACGGGGTTGTTGCCGCCGAGCTCGAGCGCGAGCATCCGCTCGGGGAACGGGCCATAGGCCTCCGCGAGGGCGAGGCCGGCGGGGCGTCCGCCGGTGAAGAGCACGCCGTCGACCGCGGGCTCGCGCGTCGGGTCGGTGAGGGCGACGGCCGTGTCGCGGCCGCCCTGCAGGCAGGTCAGCACGCCCCCGGGCAGGCCGGCTTCCCGCCAGAGGTCTGCGAGGAAGGCCCCGCTCGCCGGCGTCCGCTCGCTGGGCTTGAAGAGCACGGCGTTGCCGGCGAGCAGGGCGGGCGTGATCTGCCCGTTGGGTAGGTGGACCGGGAAGTTGAAGGGCCCGAGCACCGCGAGCACGCCCAGCGGGCGGTGGGACAGCCCCGCGACGGTGCCGTTGGGCAGGGCGAAGTCGTCCACGACGCGGGCGGCGGCCGCCGCGAGCGTGGCGTCGGCCTTGGGCGCGAGCAGGCCGGCCTCGGCGGCGGC from Phycisphaera mikurensis NBRC 102666 carries:
- a CDS encoding argininosuccinate synthase, producing MPDPKKIVLAYSGGLDTSVILPWLKGRYPGVKLVAFAAELGQGDELEGIEKKAYDSGADEVVVADLRQEFAERYCFPMIRAHAVYESDYLLGTSIARPLIAAHQVRVAHETGADAVGHGATGKGNDQVRFELTARALDPSLQIISPWKDPRFIADGLTDRETAIDYAREHGIPVDQTTKKIYSRDRNLWHISHEGAEIEDPAKEPDWANCLVTAVRPEDAPDEAEVVTVGFEHGSPVSIDGERLPGHTLIEKLNALGGRHGVGTTVLTENRLVGMKSRGVYETPGGSILYEAHKALEQLTLERDLFHEKIRLSSRYAEIVYNGQWFHPLREAFQAFIDRASEVVTGTVRVKLYKGGCLAIGAQSPESLYDEKLASFAMDGYDITAARGFIDLFGLPMQVVGLREAKRRAARSSIAR
- a CDS encoding N-succinylarginine dihydrolase, producing the protein MMEANFDGLIGPTHNFAGLGAAAGNTASAANAGRSSRPRDAALQGLEKMRRVGGLGLKQGFLPPPRRPVLDPLHRLGFRGSTAEVLAAAAAESPDLLAACWSAASMWTANAATATASPGGLHLTPANLATSPHRALEAADTAATLARVFPAAGGFRHHAPLPPLPGLGDEGAANHTAFHAGDPAGAVHLFVHGPAADPSETRFRVRQSAAASRAVARLHGLPPGRCVFAQQQPRAIAAGVFHHDVIGVGHRDRLLIHEAALVDQAAVLAEVQAKLGHPLRVLTVAEAELPLAAAVRGYLFNSQLLTDPGDRWHLIAPTSATEDAATAAVLARAVDAGFLDDVHGVDLSESLANGGGPACLRLRVPLSEAQWAAVPRGHRLEEAADFDRLDAWIRGHHQAVLRPADLARADVAEAAWDAHDALLALLAR
- a CDS encoding aldehyde dehydrogenase family protein produces the protein MAAFTSTDPVTGETLFAGEAADGAAVAAALAAARAAQPGWSAAGTDARAAVLRRFADLARAAAPRLARLIAAEAGKTLADAAAEAGLLAPKADATLAAAAARVVDDFALPNGTVAGLSHRPLGVLAVLGPFNFPVHLPNGQITPALLAGNAVLFKPSERTPASGAFLADLWREAGLPGGVLTCLQGGRDTAVALTDPTREPAVDGVLFTGGRPAGLALAEAYGPFPERMLALELGGNNPVVAHRVDGGDTAAVARLVLASAFATSGQRCTCARRLIVTASAAAVPAAVAEAAGRLTAGHFLDEPATDLGPLIDAPAAEAVLAAEAAWLEAGATPLVRLRQDAGRPAVLRPGVLDVTGVAPPEGLADREVFGPLLTVRRVEGLDEAIAAANATRYGLAAALFTSEPAAFESFRHAVRAGVVNLNTPTTGASGKLPFGGVGHSGNHRPAGSAAIDFCRDPVASLTGTL